A region of the bacterium genome:
CACCTTCAAGATACTGTCCCATAATCGGTTGTCAACCCTTGATGCTTTGTGGCACCGCGGGTGCGGTGGAGACCACCCATTGGGCGATCGCAGCGCGAAAAAGCGATTTGCCCATTCCACATACAGTTATCGGCGTGCACAGGTTGGAAAACAGCCGGCCAGAGGGCGGAGAAACGGGATCCGTGCCTGTGACCTGGTTCACTAATGGTCGATCTGCAGGCGGTAGATACGGCCATCGAAACTCGTTACCAGCAGTTCGCCATCGGCCGTCTCGCCGAAGGAGGAGATGTTGCTTGGTTGTTTGAGCATGACGGCGTGTTCGGAGACGCCCTCCTCATCGAAGCGCAGTCCCCAAATGGTGCCGGTGACGTAATCGGCGAAGAGGTAGATACCGGCGAGCTCCGGGAAACGACGTCCGCGATAGACATACCCGCCGGTGACCGAGGCGCCATCATCGCGGCCATACTCGTAAACGGGATCGAGCAGCATTTCGGCAGAGGCGGCGCGACCGTAGGGATGGAAGCCCTCGCGGAGGTTCCAACCATAGTTGCCGCCGCGTTCAATGATGTCGATTTCCTCCCACTTGTTCTGGCCGACATCGCCGGCCCACAGCATGCCGTTGGCGCGGTCGAAACTCATGCGCCAGACATTGCGCAGGCCATAGGCCCAGATCTCCGGACGCGCCCCCGCGCGGCCGACGAAGGGATTGTCGGCGGGGATGGCGTAGGCCAGAGCGCCGTCGCGGTGATTGATATCGATGCGGATGATTTTCCCCAGCAACGTGCTCAGATTCTGGCCGTTGCCATGCGGATCGCCGGCCGAGCCGCCGTCGCCGAGACTGAGATACAAGTACCCCTCCGGGCCGAAGAGGATCATGCCGCCGTTGTGGTTGCCGTACGGTTGCGCGACCTCGAGGATAACGATTTCCGATTTCGGGTCGGCGCGGTTGGAGTCGGCGGCGGACACCGTAAATCGCGACAGCACCGTCCGCCGGGGATTGGAGGCGGAGTAGTACACGAAGAACTGGCCATTGCGCGCAAATTGCGGGTGCAGGGCCATGGCAAGCAATCCTTCCTCGTTGTGCGTCGTGCGCACCCTGGCGCCAAGATCGAGGAAGATCTGGCTGCGGACGGCGGCGGTGTCGTTGGCGACGACGTGGATCTTCCCACCCTGTTCGACCACAAACAGCCGACCGGTGCCGTCATCGGGCGCGGCCAGACAGAGCGGACGCTCGAATTGAATATGCGGCAATGCGGGGACGAGTCGCACCGATGGAATCGCGGCGATCGCCGGCGCTGTCACTCCCAGCGCCAAGAGGACAACTCCGAAAGCGAACGCGGCTGGAGACATTTTTGTGATCACGGGATTTTGTCGTCGGTCAGAACACCCACTTCAACTTGAACAACTCCGCGGTCGTCCCGTTCCCTGGCGCCGCGGTCTGTGCCGGCTCATAGCAAAGCCGGTAAAACAACTCCCCCAGCGCATAGCCGACCAGCGCTCCGGCGCACACGTCGGTGAAGTAATGCTTGTCGGCATGCATCCGGCTCCAGCCGACGACCGTTGCCCATCCGTAGGTCAGAAACGGCGCGGTCCAGCGCCAGGAACGATACTCCTCGCGTCGCCATTCCTGTCGCATGTGACGTCGCAGTCGGTTGTTCACGAACGACGCCGCAAAGAATGCCTGCGAGGAATGTCCGGAGAAGAACGACTCGGTGTGACGACCGTCGGTGGGTAGATGGCCCGGCGGCAAGACGCCTCCAGCCTGGCAATAGGGGCGCGGACGGTCGACGACCCGTTTGGCCAGATCGGTGAGCGCGCCGGTGGCCATCGCGCCGGCGATGAAGAACGGGAGATCGCGTGAAAACTCGCGTCGATCGATGTCGATGGCGGCCATGAGCAACGCCCCGCCCACCGGCGCGGCCAGCGATCCCCAGGCGTTGTCGAGGAAGTTTGATTGATACCCTTCGGTTCCATGGGTGCGCGACCGCCACCAGCGATCCAGGGCGTTGGCCCGGTAGCCACGGTAACGCGCGGGATCGGACTGCTTCGCCGGGACCAATTGCGCGCCGATGCTGAGTCCGAGTGACCCGACCCAGATGCCCGCCTTCTCGCCGTCGGACCATGAGCGAATCGGGCCGTCGCCGGCGTGCACGGATGGCGCGGCCTGTGTGAAAAAAAGCGCCAGCGGCATCAGCCAGCGCAGAGCCCGTGGCGCCCGTGGCGGGCACGCGGGGCCGGTGAAAGCGCCAATGCGGGACATGCGGGTAATCAATTGCGTCCCGGACGCGCGCGCCACTTGTATCCGGGGGAACCGTGCCCTAACTTTGCCGTATCCTTTGGAAGACGGGCCGGCGCACGGGCGCCCGGCCGACCGACGACGTCACGAATGACCCGCTGGCTAAAACAACTGGTCGACATTCGGGAAGGGGAACGCGCCGTCACGCTGGCGATGTTCGTCTCGATCCTGATTGTCATTACCGTGCTGACGATCGTCAAGTCGGTGCGCCAGGCGCTGTTTCTGCAGAACTTCGGCGCGGCATCCCTGCCCTATGTTTACATGATGATCGCCGCGATCTCGGGGCTGGTGGCGACGTTGTACCAGCGGATGTCGCGCAACACGCTCATTCACCGCGCGGTCATCGCCACGCAGTTTGCCGTCATTGTCAATCTGCTGGTTTTCCGCGCCCTCCTGTCGCTGGATTGGGAGCCGTTGACCTACGTGCTGTATGTGTGGGTCGCGGTGTATGGCATCCTCTCGACCGCGCAGTTCTGGGCGTTTGCGAACTACCTCTACGATCCGCGCCAGGCCAAGCGCATCTTCGCCATTCTCGGTGTCGGCGCCACCGCC
Encoded here:
- a CDS encoding PQQ-dependent sugar dehydrogenase, whose amino-acid sequence is MRLVPALPHIQFERPLCLAAPDDGTGRLFVVEQGGKIHVVANDTAAVRSQIFLDLGARVRTTHNEEGLLAMALHPQFARNGQFFVYYSASNPRRTVLSRFTVSAADSNRADPKSEIVILEVAQPYGNHNGGMILFGPEGYLYLSLGDGGSAGDPHGNGQNLSTLLGKIIRIDINHRDGALAYAIPADNPFVGRAGARPEIWAYGLRNVWRMSFDRANGMLWAGDVGQNKWEEIDIIERGGNYGWNLREGFHPYGRAASAEMLLDPVYEYGRDDGASVTGGYVYRGRRFPELAGIYLFADYVTGTIWGLRFDEEGVSEHAVMLKQPSNISSFGETADGELLVTSFDGRIYRLQIDH
- a CDS encoding phosphatase PAP2 family protein, with product MPLALFFTQAAPSVHAGDGPIRSWSDGEKAGIWVGSLGLSIGAQLVPAKQSDPARYRGYRANALDRWWRSRTHGTEGYQSNFLDNAWGSLAAPVGGALLMAAIDIDRREFSRDLPFFIAGAMATGALTDLAKRVVDRPRPYCQAGGVLPPGHLPTDGRHTESFFSGHSSQAFFAASFVNNRLRRHMRQEWRREEYRSWRWTAPFLTYGWATVVGWSRMHADKHYFTDVCAGALVGYALGELFYRLCYEPAQTAAPGNGTTAELFKLKWVF